The Streptomyces spororaveus genome includes a region encoding these proteins:
- a CDS encoding MFS transporter gives MTSAVTTDTSARPGYGQLLRTPGALGFVLPGFAARLPFGMLTISILLLVQHTTGSYGSAGIVAAVTGISMALSAPLMGMFTDRLGQTAVLLPVVIAHSAAVSGLAALALLDAPVWALALAAVPTGASVPQVGPMVRARWAAKLEGSPLLPTAAAFESVTDEFTFVVGPVLATALCTGVHPAAGLVTEATLTLLGGLLFAAQRSSQPKTHAPSLTGEKRAFALSFPGLRVLVFAFLGIGAVFGGMQVSLAAFSNEIGNPGANGLLYGVFAAGNMIAGIAMGAIAWKIGPRRRLILGYIGLTAAASVLWAANSMILLGALGLVVGLCIAPALITGYTMVEQLVPANARTEAFTWLTGSIAFGQAIAVILAGRLTDAHGSSFGFLVPMGATALALTALLSLRSRLAPKAPSRIVNASAQEAAPSAAAETQAKAPAQARSTAQATAQATAKSAAPAGTRTTASPASRNRVNERGMGHRVPVTVD, from the coding sequence GTGACATCCGCGGTCACGACCGACACGTCCGCCCGCCCCGGCTACGGGCAGCTCCTGCGCACTCCCGGCGCCCTCGGCTTCGTACTCCCCGGCTTCGCAGCACGACTCCCCTTCGGCATGCTGACGATCAGCATCCTGCTGCTGGTCCAGCACACCACCGGTTCCTACGGCAGCGCCGGCATCGTCGCCGCCGTCACCGGCATCTCGATGGCACTGTCCGCCCCGCTGATGGGCATGTTCACCGACCGCCTCGGCCAGACCGCCGTCCTGCTGCCCGTGGTCATCGCGCACTCCGCCGCCGTCTCCGGCCTGGCCGCGCTCGCCCTGCTGGACGCGCCGGTCTGGGCGCTCGCGCTGGCCGCCGTACCCACCGGCGCCTCGGTGCCGCAGGTCGGACCGATGGTCCGGGCGCGCTGGGCCGCCAAGCTGGAGGGCTCGCCGCTGCTGCCGACGGCCGCCGCCTTCGAGTCCGTCACCGACGAGTTCACCTTCGTCGTCGGCCCGGTCCTGGCGACCGCGCTGTGCACCGGCGTCCACCCGGCGGCCGGCCTGGTCACCGAGGCCACGCTGACCCTGCTCGGCGGCCTGCTCTTCGCGGCCCAGCGGTCCAGCCAGCCCAAGACGCACGCCCCGTCGCTCACCGGCGAGAAGCGCGCCTTCGCGCTCTCCTTCCCGGGCCTGCGCGTCCTGGTCTTCGCCTTCCTCGGGATCGGCGCCGTCTTCGGCGGCATGCAGGTCTCCCTCGCCGCCTTCTCCAACGAGATCGGCAACCCCGGCGCCAACGGCCTGCTCTACGGGGTCTTCGCCGCGGGCAACATGATCGCCGGTATCGCCATGGGCGCCATCGCCTGGAAGATCGGCCCGCGTCGCCGGCTGATCCTGGGCTACATCGGCCTCACCGCCGCCGCGTCCGTCCTGTGGGCGGCGAACTCGATGATCCTGCTGGGCGCGCTCGGCCTGGTCGTGGGCCTGTGCATCGCCCCGGCGCTGATCACCGGCTACACGATGGTCGAGCAGCTGGTCCCCGCGAACGCGCGGACCGAGGCCTTCACCTGGCTGACCGGCTCGATCGCCTTCGGTCAGGCCATCGCCGTCATCCTGGCCGGCCGCCTGACGGACGCGCACGGATCCTCGTTCGGCTTCCTGGTGCCCATGGGTGCCACCGCGCTCGCGCTGACCGCCCTGCTGTCGCTGCGGTCGAGGCTCGCGCCGAAGGCCCCGAGCCGGATCGTGAACGCGTCCGCGCAGGAGGCCGCACCCTCGGCCGCGGCCGAGACGCAGGCGAAGGCTCCGGCTCAGGCACGGTCGACGGCGCAGGCAACGGCGCAGGCCACGGCGAAGTCGGCGGCCCCGGCGGGCACCCGCACCACCGCCTCGCCGGCCTCCCGTAACCGGGTGAACGAGCGTGGGATGGGTCACCGCGTGCCGGTGACGGTGGACTGA
- a CDS encoding potassium/proton antiporter — MEEGRPLTVHTLNELLLVCSLVLLVAVAAVRISSRSGLPSLLIYLGIGIAIGQDGIGNVVFDNAELTQVIGYAALVVILAEGGLGTKWKEIKPALPAAVMLSLVGVAVSVGVTAAGAHYLVGLDWRQALLIGAVVSSTDAAAVFSVLRKVPLPARITGVLEAESGFNDAPVVILVVAFSTVGPVDEWYVLIGKIALELAIGAAIGLTVGFLGAYGLRHVALPASGLYPIAVMAIAIVAYAAGAIAHGSGFLAVYLAAMVLGNAKLPHWPATRGFADGLGWIAQIGMFVLLGLLVTPHELVRDFWPAVIIGLVLTMVARPLEVFISLLPFRISWQEQVLMSWAGLRGAVPIILATIPMVSGIEGSDRVFNIVFVLVVVYTLVQGPTLPWLARKLNLGNGDEGAFDLGIESAPLEKLRGHLLSFSIPTASRMHGVEVSELRLPPGASVTLVVRDAKSFVPAPSTVLRRGDELLVVATDPVRDAAEARLRAVARGGKLAGWLGTGGPAAR, encoded by the coding sequence ATTGAGGAGGGCCGCCCGCTGACTGTCCACACGCTCAATGAGCTTCTGCTGGTCTGCTCGCTCGTGCTGCTCGTCGCCGTGGCGGCGGTACGCATCTCTTCACGCAGCGGCCTCCCCAGCCTGCTCATCTACCTCGGCATAGGCATCGCGATAGGACAGGACGGCATCGGCAACGTCGTATTCGACAATGCCGAGCTGACCCAGGTCATCGGTTATGCCGCGCTCGTCGTGATCCTCGCCGAGGGTGGTCTGGGCACCAAGTGGAAAGAGATCAAGCCGGCCCTGCCGGCCGCGGTCATGCTGTCGCTGGTGGGCGTCGCGGTCAGTGTGGGCGTGACGGCGGCGGGAGCGCACTACCTCGTCGGACTGGACTGGCGCCAGGCCCTGCTGATCGGCGCGGTCGTCTCCTCGACCGACGCGGCGGCCGTCTTCTCGGTGCTGCGCAAGGTCCCGCTGCCCGCACGGATCACCGGTGTCCTGGAGGCCGAGTCCGGTTTCAACGACGCACCCGTGGTCATCCTGGTCGTGGCCTTCTCGACCGTCGGCCCGGTGGACGAGTGGTACGTGCTGATCGGCAAGATCGCCCTGGAGCTGGCGATCGGCGCCGCGATCGGCCTGACCGTGGGCTTCCTGGGCGCCTACGGGCTGCGGCACGTGGCGCTGCCCGCCTCCGGCCTCTACCCGATCGCCGTGATGGCCATCGCCATCGTGGCGTACGCGGCCGGCGCCATCGCGCACGGCTCCGGCTTCCTCGCGGTGTACCTGGCCGCGATGGTGCTCGGGAACGCGAAGCTCCCGCACTGGCCCGCCACCCGGGGGTTCGCCGACGGGCTCGGCTGGATCGCCCAGATCGGCATGTTCGTCCTGCTGGGCCTGCTGGTCACCCCGCACGAGCTGGTGCGCGACTTCTGGCCCGCCGTGATCATCGGGCTGGTGCTGACGATGGTGGCGCGGCCCCTGGAGGTCTTCATCAGCCTGCTGCCCTTCCGGATCTCCTGGCAGGAGCAGGTCCTGATGTCGTGGGCGGGCCTGCGCGGCGCCGTGCCCATCATCCTGGCGACCATCCCGATGGTGTCGGGGATCGAGGGCAGCGACCGCGTCTTCAACATCGTCTTCGTGCTGGTCGTCGTCTACACGCTGGTGCAGGGTCCGACCCTGCCCTGGCTCGCGCGCAAGCTGAACCTCGGGAACGGGGACGAGGGCGCCTTCGACCTCGGGATCGAGTCGGCGCCGCTGGAGAAGCTGCGCGGACACCTGCTCTCCTTCTCCATCCCGACGGCCTCACGGATGCACGGCGTGGAGGTGAGCGAGCTGCGGCTGCCGCCGGGGGCCTCGGTCACGCTGGTGGTCCGGGACGCGAAGAGTTTCGTACCGGCGCCGTCGACCGTGCTGCGGCGCGGGGACGAGCTGCTGGTGGTGGCCACGGATCCGGTCCGGGACGCGGCGGAGGCGCGGCTGCGGGCGGTGGCCCGGGGCGGCAAGCTCGCGGGGTGGCTGGGCACGGGCGGACCCGCCGCACGTTAG
- a CDS encoding penicillin acylase family protein, protein MPANETAPPVKKKGRRARLIVLVLVLALVAGLGYGAYWSVDGVRASFPQTTGSLKVPGLTGAVDVKRDAHGIPQLYADSDEDLFRAQGFVHAQDRFWEMDVRRHMTSGRLSEMFGSGQVETDAFLRTLGWRQVAQAEYDSKLSAETKKNLQAYADGVNAYLKGKSGKDLSVEHAALKLSDDYQPEKWSPVDSVAWLKAMAWDLRGNMQDEIDRALMATKLSQAQIDELYPPYPFDRNKPIVEGGKLDGGKYTPQGVPGSGSGTGTGSGSGSGGGNGVGTQTSTVTGPVDGQANGLAGSTAAQGATVGLRTQLSSLADTLDKIPAILGPNGSGIGSNSWVVSGKYTTTGKPLLANDPHLSPQLPSVWYQMGLHCRAVSPQCQYDVAGFTFSGMPGVVIGHNTDIAWGMTNLGADVTDLYLEQVKPEGYVYDNRVLPFETREEVIKVAGGDSKKITVRTTNNGPLVSDRSEELGTVGSRAPVASSAPDRGDGYAVALRWTALDPGRSMDAVFKLDKAKTFDDFRKAAADFEVPSQNLIYADSKGNIGYQAPGRIPVRGQGDGRMPAPGWDSKYAWKGGKDSNTGYIPQSELPWDLNPSRGYIVTANQAVVEPGTGAGKYPNLLTTDWGYGARSQRINDLIEAKIKDGGRISTDDMRTMQMDNSSEIAALLTPMLAKIEVSDPGVRAAQKLLDGWNYTQEPDSAAAAYFNAVWRNILKLSFGDKMPKELRIEGSCMSVVGNGTGPADDLAKTVRECGTRGSDSAQPDGGDRWFEVVRRLVKDEKSPWWTTPRTVTLPAATNRDELFARAMRDARWELTAKLGKDQSTWSWGRLHQLTLKNQTIGTEGPGFMQWLLNRGPWNVGGGEATVNATGWNASSGYGVTWVPSMRMVVNLNDLDKSRWINLTGASGHAYNAHYTDQTTMWAKGELLEWPFGKDAVEKATVDTLTLKPEGS, encoded by the coding sequence ATGCCCGCCAACGAAACCGCTCCTCCCGTCAAGAAGAAGGGACGACGCGCCCGTCTGATCGTGCTCGTCCTGGTCCTGGCTCTCGTCGCGGGCCTCGGCTACGGGGCGTACTGGAGCGTGGACGGCGTGCGCGCCTCCTTCCCCCAGACGACCGGCTCACTCAAGGTGCCGGGCCTGACCGGCGCCGTCGACGTCAAGCGCGACGCCCACGGCATTCCCCAGCTCTACGCAGACAGTGACGAAGACCTCTTCCGCGCGCAGGGCTTCGTGCACGCGCAGGACCGGTTCTGGGAGATGGACGTACGACGTCACATGACGTCCGGCCGGCTCTCCGAGATGTTCGGCTCCGGCCAGGTCGAGACCGACGCCTTCCTGCGCACGCTGGGCTGGCGCCAGGTCGCGCAGGCCGAGTACGACAGCAAGCTGTCGGCCGAGACCAAGAAGAATCTCCAGGCCTACGCCGACGGGGTCAACGCGTACCTGAAGGGGAAGTCCGGCAAGGACCTCTCCGTCGAGCACGCCGCGCTCAAGCTCAGCGACGACTACCAGCCCGAGAAGTGGTCGCCGGTGGACTCGGTGGCCTGGCTCAAGGCGATGGCGTGGGACCTGCGCGGCAACATGCAGGACGAGATCGACCGCGCGCTGATGGCGACCAAGCTCTCCCAGGCGCAGATCGACGAGCTCTACCCGCCGTACCCCTTCGACCGGAACAAGCCGATCGTCGAGGGCGGCAAGCTCGACGGCGGAAAGTACACCCCGCAGGGCGTCCCGGGCAGCGGCTCCGGCACCGGTACCGGCTCGGGCAGTGGATCCGGCGGCGGCAACGGCGTCGGTACCCAGACCTCGACCGTCACGGGTCCGGTCGACGGGCAGGCCAACGGCCTCGCCGGCAGCACCGCCGCCCAGGGCGCGACCGTGGGCCTGCGCACGCAGCTGTCCTCCCTCGCCGACACCCTGGACAAGATCCCCGCGATCCTCGGCCCCAACGGCAGCGGCATCGGGTCGAACTCCTGGGTCGTCTCCGGCAAGTACACGACCACCGGCAAGCCGCTGCTCGCGAACGACCCGCACCTGTCCCCGCAGCTGCCCTCGGTCTGGTACCAGATGGGCCTGCACTGCCGCGCGGTCTCGCCCCAGTGCCAGTACGACGTGGCCGGCTTCACCTTCTCCGGCATGCCCGGCGTGGTCATCGGCCACAACACCGACATCGCCTGGGGCATGACCAACCTCGGCGCCGACGTCACCGACCTCTACCTGGAGCAGGTCAAGCCCGAGGGCTACGTCTACGACAACAGGGTGCTCCCCTTCGAGACCCGCGAAGAGGTCATCAAGGTCGCGGGCGGCGACAGCAAGAAGATCACCGTCCGCACCACCAACAACGGCCCGCTCGTCTCCGACCGCAGCGAGGAGCTCGGTACGGTCGGCAGCCGCGCGCCCGTCGCCAGCTCCGCCCCCGACCGCGGTGACGGGTACGCCGTCGCCCTGCGCTGGACGGCGCTGGACCCGGGCAGGTCCATGGACGCGGTCTTCAAGCTCGACAAGGCCAAGACCTTCGACGACTTCCGCAAGGCGGCCGCCGACTTCGAGGTCCCGTCCCAGAACCTGATCTACGCCGACAGCAAGGGCAACATCGGCTACCAGGCCCCGGGCCGCATCCCGGTGCGCGGCCAGGGCGACGGCCGGATGCCCGCCCCGGGCTGGGACTCCAAGTACGCCTGGAAGGGCGGCAAGGACTCCAACACCGGCTACATCCCGCAGAGCGAGCTGCCCTGGGACCTCAACCCGTCCCGCGGCTACATCGTCACCGCCAACCAGGCGGTCGTGGAGCCCGGCACCGGCGCCGGCAAGTACCCGAACCTGCTGACCACCGACTGGGGCTACGGCGCCCGCAGCCAGCGGATCAACGACCTCATCGAGGCGAAGATCAAGGACGGCGGCCGGATCTCGACCGACGACATGCGCACCATGCAGATGGACAACAGCAGCGAGATCGCCGCGCTGCTCACCCCGATGCTGGCGAAGATAGAGGTCTCGGACCCGGGCGTGCGGGCCGCGCAGAAGCTCCTCGACGGCTGGAACTACACGCAGGAACCGGACTCGGCGGCCGCGGCCTACTTCAACGCCGTCTGGCGCAACATCCTCAAGCTGTCCTTCGGCGACAAGATGCCCAAGGAGCTGCGGATCGAGGGCAGCTGCATGAGCGTCGTCGGCAACGGCACCGGCCCGGCCGACGACCTCGCCAAGACGGTCCGCGAGTGCGGCACCCGCGGTTCGGACTCCGCGCAGCCCGACGGCGGCGACCGCTGGTTCGAGGTGGTCCGCCGCCTCGTCAAGGACGAGAAGTCGCCGTGGTGGACCACGCCGAGGACCGTCACCCTGCCGGCGGCCACCAACCGCGACGAGCTCTTCGCCCGGGCCATGCGCGACGCCCGCTGGGAGCTGACCGCCAAGCTCGGCAAGGACCAGTCCACCTGGAGCTGGGGCCGGCTGCACCAGCTGACGCTGAAGAACCAGACGATCGGCACCGAGGGCCCCGGCTTCATGCAGTGGCTCCTCAACCGCGGCCCGTGGAACGTGGGCGGCGGCGAGGCCACGGTCAACGCGACCGGCTGGAACGCCTCCAGCGGGTACGGGGTCACGTGGGTGCCGTCGATGCGGATGGTCGTGAACCTCAACGACCTCGACAAGTCGCGCTGGATCAACCTGACGGGTGCCTCGGGGCACGCGTACAACGCGCACTACACGGACCAGACGACGATGTGGGCCAAGGGCGAGCTGCTGGAGTGGCCCTTCGGCAAGGACGCCGTCGAGAAGGCCACGGTCGACACCCTGACCCTCAAGCCCGAGGGCTCGTAG
- a CDS encoding 5-formyltetrahydrofolate cyclo-ligase: protein MAANPPTASAKAGLRRELLAARRALSPENCRAAAAALAVRAMELPELTGARTVAAYVSIGTEPGTRDLLDALRATGKQVLLPLLLPDNDLDWAAYEGPDGLAEAAHPGKMRLLEPTGPALGPDAVTGADAVLLPGLAVDGRGMRLGRGGGSYDRVLERLERAGAHPALVVLLYDDEVVARVPEEPHDHPVQAVATPSGVRRFSS from the coding sequence GTGGCAGCGAACCCTCCCACCGCCTCCGCCAAGGCCGGACTGCGCCGAGAACTGCTCGCCGCGCGCCGTGCCTTGTCCCCCGAGAACTGCCGTGCGGCGGCCGCCGCACTCGCCGTCAGAGCCATGGAACTACCCGAACTGACCGGCGCCCGCACGGTGGCGGCGTACGTCTCGATCGGCACCGAGCCCGGCACCCGGGACCTCCTCGACGCCCTGCGCGCGACCGGCAAGCAGGTGCTGCTCCCGCTGCTGCTGCCCGACAACGACCTCGACTGGGCGGCGTACGAAGGCCCGGACGGCCTCGCCGAGGCCGCCCACCCGGGCAAGATGCGGCTGCTGGAGCCGACCGGCCCCGCACTCGGACCGGACGCGGTCACCGGGGCCGACGCCGTGCTGCTGCCCGGGCTCGCGGTGGACGGCCGCGGGATGCGCCTCGGCCGCGGCGGGGGCTCGTACGACCGGGTGCTGGAGCGGCTGGAGCGCGCCGGGGCGCATCCCGCGCTGGTCGTGCTCCTCTACGACGACGAGGTGGTCGCGCGGGTCCCGGAGGAACCGCACGACCACCCCGTGCAAGCGGTGGCGACCCCGTCGGGGGTGCGCCGCTTCAGTTCATGA
- the galU gene encoding UTP--glucose-1-phosphate uridylyltransferase GalU, translated as MTMLHPVIKKAVIPAAGLGTRFLPATKATPKEMLPVVDKPAIQYVVEEAVGAGLDDVLMITGRNKRALEDHFDRNYELESALIAKGDDDRLKKVQESSDLATMHYVRQGDPRGLGHAVLCAEPHVGREPFAVLLGDDLIDPRDPLLRQMADIYARTGGTVIALMEVDPASVHLYGCAAVEATDEEDVVRITGLVEKPEPQDAPSNYAVIGRYVLNPAIFDILRETEPGRGGEIQLTDALQKLAADESVGGPVHGVVFRGRRYDTGDRGDYLRAIVRLACEREDLGPEFRTWLHRYVTEEM; from the coding sequence ATGACTATGTTGCACCCCGTGATCAAGAAGGCCGTGATTCCGGCCGCTGGCCTCGGTACTCGGTTCCTTCCGGCAACCAAGGCGACCCCGAAGGAAATGCTCCCGGTTGTGGACAAGCCGGCCATCCAGTACGTGGTCGAGGAGGCCGTCGGGGCCGGGCTCGACGATGTCCTCATGATCACTGGGCGTAACAAGCGTGCCCTGGAAGACCACTTCGACCGGAACTACGAGCTGGAGTCGGCTCTCATCGCCAAGGGCGACGACGACCGGCTGAAGAAGGTCCAGGAATCCAGCGACCTGGCCACCATGCACTACGTCCGCCAGGGCGACCCCCGGGGCCTGGGCCACGCGGTGCTGTGCGCCGAGCCGCACGTCGGCCGCGAGCCCTTCGCCGTCCTGCTCGGCGACGACCTCATCGACCCGCGCGACCCGCTGCTGCGCCAGATGGCCGACATCTACGCCCGCACCGGCGGCACCGTCATCGCCCTCATGGAGGTCGACCCGGCCAGCGTCCACCTCTACGGCTGCGCCGCCGTCGAGGCCACGGACGAGGAGGACGTGGTCCGTATCACCGGCCTCGTCGAGAAGCCGGAGCCCCAGGACGCCCCCAGCAATTACGCGGTTATCGGCCGCTACGTCCTCAACCCCGCGATCTTCGACATACTGCGGGAGACCGAGCCGGGCCGCGGTGGGGAGATCCAGCTCACCGACGCCCTGCAGAAGCTGGCCGCCGACGAGAGCGTCGGTGGCCCGGTGCACGGCGTGGTCTTCCGGGGCCGTCGCTACGACACCGGGGACCGCGGCGACTACCTGCGGGCCATCGTCCGCCTCGCGTGCGAGCGCGAGGACCTCGGCCCCGAGTTCCGCACCTGGCTTCACCGTTACGTCACGGAGGAGATGTAG
- the glp gene encoding molybdotransferase-like divisome protein Glp: MSSSAPQDTGHRLWSVDEHLADVLSAVRPLEPIELQLLDAQGCVLVEDVTVPVALPPFDNSSMDGYAVRTADVQGASEEFPAVLTVVGDVAAGSGELPTVGPGEAARIMTGAPLPPGAEAVVPVEWTDGGTGGGAAAGMTPASAAPEQAGGEVRVHRAAEARAHVRSRGSDVQAGDLALAAGTILGPPQIALLAAIGRGTVRVRPRPRVVVLSTGSELVQPGEALTAGTIYDSNSFALAAAARDAGAIAYRVGAVADDADTLRATIEDQLIRADLLVTTGGVSVGAYDVVKEALSSVGQSDEGDDVDGGRMDFRKLAMQPGKPQGFGTIGPDHTPLLALPGNPVSSYVSFELFVRPAIRTLMGLPEAEVRRPSVRAVLEADKALGSPAGRRQFLRGKYDAVSGTVSPVGGSGSHLIAALAHADSLMVVPEDVTSVEPGTELEVVLLG; this comes from the coding sequence TTGAGCAGTTCCGCACCGCAGGACACCGGCCACCGTCTGTGGTCCGTGGACGAGCACCTCGCGGACGTCCTCTCGGCCGTCCGGCCGTTGGAGCCCATCGAGCTCCAACTGCTGGACGCCCAGGGCTGTGTCCTGGTCGAGGACGTGACCGTGCCCGTCGCCCTCCCGCCCTTCGACAACAGCTCCATGGACGGCTACGCCGTCCGGACGGCCGACGTCCAGGGTGCGAGCGAGGAGTTTCCCGCGGTGCTGACGGTCGTCGGGGACGTCGCCGCCGGCAGCGGTGAGCTGCCCACGGTCGGCCCCGGCGAGGCCGCCAGGATCATGACCGGTGCCCCGCTGCCGCCCGGCGCCGAAGCCGTCGTACCGGTCGAGTGGACCGACGGCGGCACGGGCGGCGGCGCGGCCGCCGGGATGACCCCGGCCAGCGCCGCCCCCGAGCAGGCGGGCGGCGAGGTGCGCGTGCACCGCGCCGCCGAGGCACGGGCGCACGTCCGCTCGCGCGGCAGCGACGTACAGGCAGGTGACCTGGCCCTCGCGGCCGGCACGATCCTCGGGCCGCCGCAGATCGCCCTGCTGGCCGCCATCGGGCGCGGCACCGTACGGGTGCGGCCGCGCCCCCGCGTGGTGGTCCTGTCCACCGGCAGCGAGCTGGTTCAGCCCGGCGAGGCGCTCACGGCCGGCACCATCTACGACTCCAACAGCTTCGCGCTGGCCGCGGCCGCGCGGGACGCCGGTGCCATCGCCTACCGGGTCGGCGCCGTCGCGGACGACGCCGACACCCTGCGCGCCACCATCGAGGACCAGCTGATCCGGGCCGACCTGCTGGTCACCACGGGCGGGGTCAGCGTCGGCGCGTACGACGTCGTCAAGGAGGCGCTGTCCTCGGTCGGGCAGTCGGACGAGGGCGACGACGTCGACGGCGGCCGGATGGACTTCCGCAAGCTCGCCATGCAGCCCGGCAAGCCGCAGGGATTCGGCACGATCGGCCCCGACCACACCCCCCTGCTGGCCCTGCCCGGCAACCCGGTGTCCTCCTACGTCTCCTTCGAGCTGTTCGTACGCCCCGCCATCCGCACCCTGATGGGGCTGCCGGAGGCCGAGGTGCGGCGGCCGAGCGTGCGGGCCGTGCTGGAGGCGGACAAGGCCCTCGGCTCCCCGGCCGGCCGCCGCCAGTTCCTGCGCGGGAAGTACGACGCCGTGAGCGGCACGGTCAGCCCGGTCGGCGGATCGGGCTCCCACCTGATCGCCGCGCTGGCGCATGCCGACTCCCTGATGGTCGTACCGGAGGACGTCACCTCGGTGGAGCCGGGGACCGAGCTGGAAGTGGTCCTGCTCGGCTGA
- the moaC gene encoding cyclic pyranopterin monophosphate synthase MoaC: MSTESRLTHIDEAGAARMVDVSGKDVTTRTARASGRVLVAPRVIELLRGEGVPKGDALATARIAGIMGAKKTPDLIPLCHPLAVSGVTVDLRVADDAVEILATVKTTDRTGVEMEALTAVAVAGLTVIDMVKAVDKGAVITDVRVEEKTGGKSGDWARS, translated from the coding sequence ATGAGTACCGAGAGCAGGCTCACCCACATCGACGAGGCCGGCGCGGCCCGGATGGTCGACGTGTCCGGGAAGGACGTCACCACCCGGACGGCACGGGCCAGCGGACGGGTACTCGTCGCCCCGCGGGTGATCGAGCTGCTGCGCGGCGAGGGCGTCCCCAAGGGCGACGCCCTCGCCACCGCGCGCATCGCCGGGATCATGGGCGCGAAGAAGACGCCCGACCTGATCCCGCTGTGCCACCCGCTGGCCGTCTCGGGCGTCACGGTGGACCTGCGGGTCGCCGACGACGCGGTGGAGATCCTCGCCACCGTGAAGACGACCGACCGCACGGGCGTCGAGATGGAGGCGCTGACCGCCGTCGCGGTCGCCGGCCTCACCGTGATCGACATGGTGAAGGCGGTCGACAAGGGCGCGGTCATCACGGACGTCCGGGTGGAGGAGAAGACCGGCGGCAAGTCCGGCGACTGGGCGCGCTCGTGA
- a CDS encoding MogA/MoaB family molybdenum cofactor biosynthesis protein, with protein sequence MRPPVRALVVTASNRASQGVYADKGGPLLAEALEQLGFTVDGPRVVPDGDPVEQALREGVAAGYEVILTTGGTGISPTDRTPDATARVLDYEIPGIPQAIRAEGLAKVPTAALSRGLAGVAGRTLIVNLPGSTGGVRDGLAVLSRVLPHAVDQMRGGDHPRPAAPSGSTS encoded by the coding sequence GTGCGGCCGCCGGTCCGGGCCCTGGTCGTCACGGCCTCGAACCGGGCCTCGCAGGGCGTGTACGCCGACAAGGGCGGCCCCCTGCTGGCCGAGGCCCTGGAGCAGCTCGGTTTCACCGTGGACGGCCCCCGGGTCGTCCCGGACGGCGACCCCGTGGAACAGGCGCTGCGCGAGGGCGTGGCGGCCGGGTACGAGGTCATCCTGACCACCGGCGGGACCGGCATCTCGCCGACCGACCGCACCCCGGACGCCACCGCGCGGGTGCTGGACTACGAGATCCCGGGCATCCCGCAGGCCATCCGCGCCGAGGGCCTGGCGAAGGTGCCGACCGCGGCCCTGTCCCGGGGTCTGGCGGGCGTGGCAGGGCGGACCCTCATCGTCAACCTCCCCGGCTCGACGGGCGGGGTGCGCGACGGCCTCGCCGTCCTGTCCCGCGTCCTGCCGCACGCGGTCGACCAGATGCGGGGCGGCGACCACCCCAGACCGGCGGCACCCTCCGGGAGCACGAGCTGA
- a CDS encoding GNAT family N-acetyltransferase, with amino-acid sequence MVLSDGDVTLRPIKLRDQKAWREVNRRNRDWLRPWEATIPPPAPWGPVVQRPTYRQMVRHLRAEANAGRMLPFVIEYQGRLVGQLTVAGITWGSMCAGHIGYWVDREVAGRGVMPTAVALAVDHCFGKVGLHRIEVCIRPENIPSRRVVEKLGLREEGLRPRYLHIDGAWRDHLVYAVTVEEVPEGLLRRWHRARHSQSPPNGGSRPERR; translated from the coding sequence GTGGTCCTGTCGGACGGCGACGTCACGCTCCGGCCGATAAAGCTGCGGGACCAGAAGGCCTGGCGCGAGGTCAACCGGCGCAACCGCGACTGGCTCCGGCCGTGGGAGGCCACGATCCCGCCGCCCGCGCCCTGGGGGCCGGTGGTCCAGCGGCCCACGTACCGCCAGATGGTCCGCCACCTGCGGGCCGAGGCGAACGCGGGCCGGATGCTGCCCTTCGTCATCGAGTACCAGGGCCGGCTGGTGGGCCAGCTGACGGTCGCCGGGATCACCTGGGGCTCGATGTGCGCGGGCCACATCGGCTACTGGGTGGACCGCGAGGTGGCGGGCCGCGGCGTGATGCCGACGGCGGTCGCGCTGGCGGTCGACCACTGCTTCGGGAAGGTCGGCCTGCACCGGATCGAGGTGTGCATCCGCCCCGAGAACATTCCGAGCCGGCGGGTCGTGGAGAAGCTCGGCCTGCGCGAGGAGGGGCTGCGGCCGCGCTATCTCCACATCGACGGGGCCTGGCGTGACCACCTCGTCTACGCCGTCACGGTGGAGGAGGTCCCGGAGGGACTGCTGCGGCGCTGGCACCGGGCGCGCCACTCGCAGTCCCCGCCGAATGGCGGAAGCCGCCCCGAGCGACGATAA